From one Streptomyces sp. SCSIO 30461 genomic stretch:
- a CDS encoding cytochrome P450 encodes MTQAEGSLLRQILDYSNRHNPYPLYAELRKTPVLSEGDGAYVVSTYDEVLSLLHDPRVSSDPRNMTAPGGPELGQQEEPGLPPSFIRQDPPEHDRLRRMTNASFGPPHTPRRIDEMRGDLGKVVSGLIDGIGNTDRIDLVEQFSYPFPVTAICRLLGVPREDEPRFHGWADTLAASLDPMPGEDPTERNKIAEKARTELGMYLAGLIDERRKDPKHDMLSELATRHGPDGVMTTMELLSTSALLLIAGHETTVNLITNGMLTLLRNPDQLQRLREDPKSVVPMVEELLRFEPPVQLVPNRTTLADIDIRGVTIPKGASLWLVAAAGNRDPKRFAHPDRFDPDRGDIQHLGFGSGIHSCFGAPLARLEAQLALSELARRLVNPRLLEDPPEYRRNAVLRGPRHLPIACNDIRP; translated from the coding sequence ATGACCCAAGCCGAAGGCAGTCTGCTGCGGCAGATCCTTGACTACAGCAATCGACACAACCCATACCCGCTGTATGCGGAGCTGCGCAAGACCCCGGTCCTCAGCGAGGGCGACGGCGCCTATGTCGTGAGCACGTACGACGAGGTCCTGAGCCTGCTGCACGACCCGCGGGTCAGTTCCGACCCGCGCAACATGACCGCGCCCGGGGGGCCTGAGCTCGGCCAGCAGGAGGAGCCCGGCCTGCCGCCCAGCTTCATCCGGCAGGACCCCCCGGAGCACGACCGGCTCCGTCGGATGACCAACGCGTCCTTCGGCCCGCCGCACACCCCGCGCCGCATCGACGAGATGCGCGGCGACCTGGGCAAGGTGGTGTCCGGTCTCATCGACGGGATCGGGAACACGGACCGGATCGACCTCGTCGAGCAGTTCTCGTACCCCTTCCCGGTGACCGCGATCTGCCGGCTGCTCGGCGTGCCGCGTGAGGACGAGCCGCGCTTCCACGGCTGGGCCGACACCTTGGCGGCGAGTCTGGACCCGATGCCCGGAGAGGACCCGACCGAGCGGAACAAGATCGCTGAGAAGGCTCGCACGGAGCTCGGCATGTATCTGGCCGGACTCATCGATGAGCGCCGCAAGGACCCCAAGCACGACATGCTCTCCGAATTGGCGACCCGCCATGGGCCGGACGGGGTCATGACGACCATGGAGCTGCTGAGCACGTCGGCGCTGCTGCTGATCGCCGGCCATGAGACCACGGTCAACCTGATCACCAACGGGATGCTCACACTGCTGCGCAATCCCGACCAGCTCCAGCGGCTGCGCGAGGACCCGAAGTCGGTGGTCCCCATGGTGGAGGAGCTGCTGCGCTTCGAACCCCCTGTGCAACTGGTGCCCAACCGCACCACCCTCGCGGACATCGACATCCGCGGCGTCACCATCCCCAAGGGCGCGTCCCTCTGGCTGGTCGCGGCCGCGGGCAACCGCGACCCGAAGCGGTTCGCGCACCCGGACCGGTTCGACCCGGACCGGGGCGACATCCAGCACCTGGGCTTCGGCAGTGGCATCCACTCCTGCTTCGGCGCCCCGCTGGCCCGGCTGGAGGCCCAGTTGGCGCTGAGTGAGCTCGCGCGCAGGCTGGTCAACCCCCGGCTGCTGGAGGACCCGCCCGAGTACCGGCGGAACGCGGTGCTGCGCGGGCCCCGCCATCTGCCCATCGCCTGCAACGACATCCGGCCCTGA
- a CDS encoding PPOX class F420-dependent oxidoreductase: MDLKKLDRAKYLSLTTFRKDGTGVATPVWFAVDGGDVYVWTRSDSWKVKRLRRNGRVTVSPCDVRGRVADGAPVAEGTARLLDDADLKKVRRLLARKYTWQFWLVDWPAALVRFGKRPHTGIAVTLRTR; this comes from the coding sequence GTGGACCTCAAGAAGCTCGACCGCGCCAAGTACCTCAGCCTCACCACCTTCCGCAAGGACGGAACCGGTGTCGCCACGCCGGTGTGGTTCGCCGTCGACGGCGGTGACGTCTATGTCTGGACCCGCTCCGATTCATGGAAGGTGAAGCGGCTGCGCCGCAACGGCCGGGTCACCGTGTCCCCCTGCGATGTGCGCGGCCGGGTCGCGGACGGCGCGCCGGTGGCGGAGGGGACCGCGCGGCTGCTGGATGACGCGGACCTGAAGAAGGTGCGGCGGCTGCTCGCCCGCAAGTACACCTGGCAGTTCTGGCTCGTCGACTGGCCCGCCGCCCTCGTGCGGTTCGGCAAGCGACCCCACACGGGCATCGCGGTGACGCTGCGGACACGTTGA
- a CDS encoding nitrilase-related carbon-nitrogen hydrolase, translated as MTNVVRAALVQASWTGDAESMIAKHEEHAREAARQGAKIIGFQEVFNAPYFCQVQEPEHYRWAEPVPDGPTVLRMRDLARETGMVIVVPVFEVEGTGFYYNTAAVIDADGTYLGKYRKHHIPQVKGFWEKYYFKPGNMGWPVFDTAVGRVGVYICYDRHFPEGWRQLGLNGAQLVYNPSATSRGLSAYLWQLEQPAAAVANEYFIAAINRVGQEEYGDNDFYGTSYFVDPRGQFVGETASDKAEELVVRDLDFALIEEVRQQWAFYRDRRPDAYEGLVQP; from the coding sequence ATGACCAATGTCGTACGCGCCGCACTCGTCCAGGCGAGCTGGACCGGCGATGCCGAGTCGATGATCGCCAAGCACGAAGAGCACGCCCGTGAGGCCGCGCGCCAGGGCGCGAAGATCATCGGATTCCAGGAGGTCTTCAACGCGCCGTACTTCTGCCAGGTCCAGGAGCCCGAGCACTACCGCTGGGCCGAACCGGTGCCGGACGGCCCGACCGTGCTGCGGATGCGCGATCTCGCCCGGGAGACCGGCATGGTGATCGTGGTCCCGGTGTTCGAGGTGGAGGGCACCGGCTTCTACTACAACACCGCGGCCGTCATCGACGCCGACGGCACCTATCTGGGCAAGTACCGCAAGCACCACATCCCCCAAGTCAAGGGCTTCTGGGAGAAGTACTACTTCAAGCCCGGCAACATGGGCTGGCCGGTCTTCGACACCGCCGTCGGCAGGGTCGGGGTCTATATCTGCTACGACCGGCACTTCCCTGAGGGCTGGCGCCAACTCGGCCTCAACGGTGCCCAGTTGGTCTACAACCCGTCGGCCACCTCACGCGGTCTCTCCGCCTATCTCTGGCAGCTCGAACAGCCCGCAGCCGCGGTCGCCAACGAGTACTTCATCGCCGCCATCAACCGGGTCGGCCAGGAGGAGTACGGCGACAACGACTTCTACGGCACCAGCTACTTCGTCGACCCGCGAGGACAGTTCGTCGGCGAGACCGCCAGTGACAAGGCCGAGGAACTGGTCGTCAGGGACCTGGACTTCGCTCTGATCGAAGAGGTCAGGCAGCAGTGGGCCTTCTACCGCGACCGCCGGCCCGACGCCTACGAGGGGCTGGTGCAGCCGTGA
- a CDS encoding aspartate aminotransferase family protein, with protein MSDLYERHRAVIPDWVALYYQQPIEITHGEGRHVWDADGNRYLDFFGGILTTMTAHALPEVTKAVSEQAGRIIHSSTLYLNRPMVELAERVAALSGIPDARVFFTTSGTEANDTALLLSTAYRRSGTILAMRNSYHGRSFSAVSITGNRAWSPTGLSPLQTLYVHGGVRGRGPYADLSDARFIEACVADLEDLLGQTRDVAALIAEPIQGVGGFTSPPDGLYAAFREVLDRHGILWISDEVQTGWGRTGDNFWGWQAHGRNGPPDLLTFAKGIGNGMSIGGVVARAEVMNCIDANSISTFGGSPITMAAGLANLSYLLEHDLQGNARRVGGMLLERLRAIGAAVPEVREVRGRGLMAGVELVKPGTDQAHPEAAAAVLETARENGLLIGKGGAHNTSVLRIAPPLTLTVAEAEEGAAILERALRSL; from the coding sequence GTGAGCGACCTGTACGAACGGCACCGCGCCGTCATCCCCGACTGGGTCGCGCTGTACTACCAGCAGCCCATCGAGATCACCCACGGCGAGGGACGGCACGTCTGGGACGCGGACGGCAACCGCTACCTGGACTTCTTCGGCGGCATCCTCACCACCATGACCGCACATGCGCTCCCCGAGGTCACCAAGGCGGTGAGCGAGCAGGCGGGACGGATCATCCACTCCTCCACCCTCTACCTCAACCGCCCCATGGTCGAGTTGGCCGAGCGCGTCGCGGCACTCTCCGGAATCCCCGACGCCCGGGTCTTCTTCACCACCTCCGGCACCGAGGCCAATGACACGGCTCTGCTGCTGTCCACCGCGTACCGCAGGTCGGGAACGATCCTGGCGATGCGAAACAGCTACCACGGCCGCTCCTTCTCCGCGGTCTCCATCACCGGCAACCGAGCCTGGAGCCCCACCGGACTCTCCCCGCTGCAGACCCTCTACGTGCACGGCGGCGTCCGTGGCCGGGGACCGTACGCGGACCTCTCCGACGCGCGGTTCATCGAGGCCTGCGTCGCCGACCTGGAGGACTTGCTCGGGCAGACTCGCGATGTCGCCGCACTGATCGCCGAACCGATCCAGGGCGTCGGCGGTTTCACCTCGCCGCCCGACGGGCTGTACGCGGCGTTCCGTGAAGTGCTCGACCGGCACGGCATCCTCTGGATCTCCGACGAGGTGCAGACCGGCTGGGGCAGGACCGGCGACAACTTCTGGGGCTGGCAGGCCCACGGCCGGAACGGACCGCCCGACCTCCTCACCTTCGCCAAGGGCATCGGCAACGGTATGTCGATCGGCGGTGTGGTCGCCCGTGCCGAGGTCATGAACTGCATCGACGCCAACTCCATCTCGACCTTCGGCGGCTCGCCGATCACCATGGCGGCGGGTCTGGCGAACCTCTCGTATCTCCTGGAGCACGATCTCCAGGGCAACGCCAGGCGCGTCGGAGGAATGCTGCTCGAACGGCTGCGCGCCATCGGCGCGGCGGTCCCCGAGGTGCGCGAGGTGCGCGGCCGGGGGCTCATGGCAGGGGTGGAACTCGTGAAGCCCGGGACGGACCAGGCGCATCCCGAAGCCGCCGCCGCGGTGCTCGAAACGGCTCGCGAGAACGGTCTGCTCATCGGCAAGGGCGGCGCGCACAACACCAGCGTGCTGCGGATCGCCCCACCGCTGACGCTCACCGTGGCAGAGGCGGAAGAGGGCGCGGCCATCCTCGAACGGGCGCTGCGCAGCCTCTAG
- the hydA gene encoding dihydropyrimidinase, with protein sequence MSNRTLIRGGLVITAAEETHADVLIEDGRIAALATTGSGAAESWTAERTIDAGGKYVIPGGVDAHTHMELPFGGTFASDTFETGTRAAAWGGTTTIVDFAVQSVGQGLREGLDAWYAKADGNCAIDYGFHMILADVDESSLKEMDLLVEEGVTSFKLFMAYPGVFYSDDGQILRAMQRGTANGGLIMMHAENGIAIDVLVEQALARGETDPRYHGEVRKVLLEAEATHRAIQLARVAGAPLYVVHVSAEEAVAEIAQARGKGLNVFGETCPQYLFLSTDNLAEPDFEGAKYVCSTPLRPKEHQAALWRGLRTNDLQVVSTDHCPFCFTGQKELGRGDFSKIPNGLPGVENRMDLLHQAVVDGHMSRRRWIEVACATPARMFGLYPKKGTIAPGADADVVIYDPTATQVISAETHHMNVDYSAYEGKRVTGQVETVLSRGETVIDRREFTGRAGHGVYVPRSTCQYLS encoded by the coding sequence ATGAGCAACCGCACACTGATCCGCGGCGGACTCGTCATCACCGCCGCGGAAGAGACCCACGCCGACGTACTGATCGAGGACGGCCGTATCGCCGCCCTGGCGACGACGGGCTCCGGCGCCGCCGAGAGCTGGACCGCCGAGCGCACCATCGACGCCGGCGGGAAGTACGTCATCCCGGGCGGCGTCGACGCCCACACCCATATGGAGCTGCCGTTCGGCGGCACCTTCGCATCCGACACCTTCGAGACCGGTACCCGCGCCGCCGCCTGGGGCGGCACCACCACCATCGTGGACTTCGCCGTGCAGTCCGTCGGACAGGGACTGCGCGAAGGACTCGACGCCTGGTACGCCAAGGCCGACGGCAACTGCGCCATCGACTACGGCTTCCACATGATCCTCGCGGACGTCGACGAGTCCTCGCTCAAGGAGATGGACCTGCTGGTGGAGGAGGGCGTCACCTCCTTCAAGCTCTTCATGGCCTATCCGGGGGTCTTCTACAGCGATGACGGGCAGATCCTGAGGGCGATGCAGCGCGGCACCGCCAACGGCGGGCTGATCATGATGCACGCCGAGAACGGCATCGCGATCGATGTGCTGGTCGAACAGGCTCTCGCCCGCGGTGAGACCGACCCCCGCTACCACGGCGAGGTGCGCAAGGTGCTCCTGGAGGCGGAGGCGACGCACCGCGCCATCCAGCTCGCCCGGGTCGCGGGCGCGCCGCTCTATGTCGTGCACGTGTCGGCGGAAGAGGCCGTCGCCGAGATCGCCCAGGCCAGGGGCAAGGGCCTCAACGTCTTCGGCGAGACCTGCCCGCAGTATCTGTTCCTGTCCACCGACAACCTTGCGGAGCCCGACTTCGAGGGTGCCAAGTACGTGTGCAGTACGCCGCTCAGGCCCAAGGAGCACCAGGCTGCGCTGTGGCGCGGGTTGCGGACCAACGACCTCCAGGTCGTGTCCACCGACCACTGCCCCTTCTGCTTCACCGGCCAGAAGGAGCTGGGCCGGGGCGACTTCTCCAAGATCCCCAACGGTCTGCCGGGTGTGGAGAACCGGATGGACCTGCTCCATCAGGCGGTCGTGGACGGCCACATGAGCCGCCGCCGCTGGATCGAGGTCGCCTGCGCCACCCCGGCCCGTATGTTCGGGCTCTACCCGAAGAAGGGCACCATCGCGCCAGGCGCCGATGCCGACGTCGTGATCTACGACCCGACGGCCACCCAGGTCATCTCCGCCGAGACCCACCACATGAACGTCGACTACTCGGCGTACGAGGGCAAACGGGTCACCGGGCAGGTCGAGACCGTACTGTCCCGCGGTGAAACCGTGATCGACCGGCGGGAGTTCACCGGTCGGGCCGGGCACGGTGTCTACGTACCGCGATCCACCTGCCAGTACCTCAGCTGA
- a CDS encoding TIGR03842 family LLM class F420-dependent oxidoreductase, whose protein sequence is MDFGLVLQTDPPASGVVGLMRRAERNGFRYGWTFDSAVLWQEPFVIYSRILEHTQTLHVGPMVTNPGTRTWEVTASTFATLNEMYGNRTVCGIGRGDSAMRVAGRKPNTLARLGEAIDAIRDLAEGREALIDGQPLRLPWVQGGKLPVWMAAYGPKALALAGQKADGFILQLADPYLTEWMVKAVRDAAAEAGRDPDAVTICVAAPAYVGDDLAHARDQCRWFGGMVGNHVADLVSRYGEHSDMVPEELTAYIKERHGYDYSHHGRAGNPSTDFVPDEIVDRFCLLGPPQAHIEKLQALRDLGVDQFAVYNMHDAKELTIDAYGAEIIPAINR, encoded by the coding sequence GTGGACTTCGGACTCGTCCTCCAGACCGACCCGCCAGCATCGGGGGTCGTCGGTCTGATGCGGCGCGCGGAGCGCAACGGCTTCCGCTACGGCTGGACATTCGATTCGGCCGTGCTCTGGCAGGAGCCGTTCGTCATCTACAGCCGTATCCTGGAGCACACCCAGACCCTGCACGTCGGACCCATGGTCACCAATCCGGGCACCAGGACCTGGGAGGTCACCGCCTCCACCTTCGCCACGCTCAACGAGATGTACGGCAACCGCACCGTCTGCGGTATCGGACGCGGCGACTCGGCCATGCGGGTGGCCGGCCGCAAGCCCAACACGCTGGCCCGCCTCGGCGAGGCGATCGACGCCATCCGCGACCTCGCCGAAGGGCGGGAGGCCCTGATCGACGGCCAGCCGCTGCGGCTGCCCTGGGTGCAGGGCGGAAAACTGCCGGTGTGGATGGCGGCGTACGGCCCCAAGGCCCTGGCACTCGCCGGGCAGAAGGCCGACGGCTTCATCCTCCAACTCGCCGACCCCTATCTGACCGAATGGATGGTGAAGGCGGTACGGGACGCGGCTGCGGAGGCGGGTCGCGATCCGGACGCGGTCACGATTTGCGTCGCCGCACCCGCGTACGTCGGCGACGACCTGGCCCACGCCCGCGATCAGTGCCGCTGGTTCGGCGGGATGGTCGGCAACCATGTCGCCGATCTCGTCAGCCGCTACGGCGAGCACTCGGACATGGTGCCCGAGGAGCTGACCGCGTACATCAAGGAGCGGCACGGTTACGACTACAGCCACCACGGACGGGCCGGGAACCCGTCGACGGACTTCGTGCCCGACGAGATCGTGGACCGCTTCTGCCTGCTCGGCCCCCCGCAGGCACACATCGAGAAGCTCCAGGCGTTGCGTGATCTGGGCGTGGACCAGTTCGCGGTCTACAACATGCACGACGCCAAGGAGCTGACGATCGACGCCTACGGCGCGGAGATCATCCCGGCCATCAACCGCTGA
- a CDS encoding NCS1 family nucleobase:cation symporter-1, producing the protein MTAPVPPAPPSRDPAQVTDDQGRVELVPGAVSGEGRFVNRDLLPVPVAKRHWTTYNFAALWVGMAHNIPSWLLASGLVALGMDWKQAVLTIALANVIVLAPMLLTGHAGPKYGIPFPVLARASFGMRGANLPALIRAAVACAWFGIQTWIGGQGIFILLGNIFGGWTKAGEIAGQPWTLWLCFVAFWALELAIIYRGMETLRRFENWAAPFVIVGALVLLVWIAMKAGGFGPLLDQPSELGWGSEFWTVFFPSLMAMIAFWSTLSLNIPDFTRFGAGQRAQIWGQTLGLPTTMTLFALLSVFVTSGSQAVYGVPIWDPVELAGKTDNVFGLLYALITVLVATISVNIAANVVSPAYDLANLAPRFINFRRGALITGVVGVLIMPWKLTETPELYIYTWLGLVGGLLGTVAGILIADYWIIRRTRLRLADLYRHEGDYWYSGGWNWRGVVAFVVGGILAIGGSHSAPGKGPFPEEGLIPVLKPLADYGWAVGLAASMALYTLLMLPLRRRVSSGESDGTLHGIPPAGSPR; encoded by the coding sequence ATGACCGCGCCAGTTCCCCCGGCCCCTCCGTCCCGCGACCCGGCTCAGGTGACCGACGACCAGGGCCGGGTGGAACTCGTGCCCGGAGCGGTCTCGGGCGAGGGCCGCTTCGTCAACCGGGACCTGCTCCCCGTACCGGTGGCCAAACGGCACTGGACGACGTACAACTTCGCCGCGCTCTGGGTCGGGATGGCCCACAACATCCCGTCCTGGCTGCTCGCGTCCGGCCTTGTCGCACTCGGCATGGACTGGAAGCAGGCGGTGCTCACCATCGCGCTCGCCAATGTGATCGTGCTGGCGCCGATGCTGCTCACCGGGCACGCCGGGCCCAAATACGGCATCCCCTTCCCGGTCCTCGCGCGTGCCTCGTTCGGCATGCGCGGTGCCAACCTGCCCGCCCTCATCAGAGCCGCGGTCGCCTGCGCCTGGTTCGGCATCCAGACCTGGATCGGCGGGCAGGGCATCTTCATCCTGCTCGGCAACATCTTCGGCGGCTGGACCAAGGCCGGCGAGATCGCCGGGCAGCCCTGGACTCTGTGGTTGTGCTTCGTGGCCTTCTGGGCACTCGAACTGGCCATTATCTACCGGGGTATGGAGACCCTGCGCAGGTTCGAGAACTGGGCGGCTCCCTTCGTCATCGTCGGGGCGCTGGTGCTGCTGGTGTGGATCGCCATGAAGGCGGGTGGCTTCGGTCCGCTGCTCGACCAGCCGTCCGAGCTCGGCTGGGGGTCGGAGTTCTGGACGGTGTTCTTCCCCTCCCTCATGGCGATGATCGCCTTCTGGTCCACACTGTCCCTGAACATCCCGGACTTCACCCGCTTCGGCGCAGGGCAGCGTGCCCAGATCTGGGGCCAGACGCTGGGACTGCCGACGACCATGACGCTGTTCGCCCTGCTCTCGGTGTTCGTGACCTCCGGGTCCCAGGCGGTGTACGGCGTTCCGATCTGGGACCCGGTGGAACTGGCCGGAAAGACCGACAACGTCTTCGGCCTGCTCTACGCCCTGATCACGGTGCTGGTCGCGACGATCTCCGTGAACATCGCCGCGAACGTGGTGTCGCCCGCGTACGACCTGGCCAATCTCGCGCCGAGGTTCATCAACTTCCGCAGGGGTGCGCTGATCACCGGTGTCGTCGGTGTGCTGATCATGCCGTGGAAGCTGACCGAGACCCCCGAACTCTACATCTACACCTGGCTGGGGCTGGTCGGCGGGCTACTCGGCACGGTGGCGGGCATCCTCATCGCGGACTACTGGATCATCCGCCGCACCCGCCTTCGGCTGGCCGACCTCTACCGGCACGAGGGCGACTACTGGTACTCCGGCGGCTGGAACTGGAGGGGTGTGGTCGCTTTCGTCGTGGGCGGCATCCTGGCGATCGGCGGGTCCCATTCGGCCCCGGGCAAGGGCCCGTTCCCCGAGGAAGGGCTGATCCCCGTGCTCAAGCCGCTCGCCGACTACGGCTGGGCGGTGGGCCTCGCCGCGTCGATGGCGCTCTACACACTGCTGATGCTGCCGCTGCGGCGCCGTGTATCCTCCGGGGAGTCCGACGGGACTCTCCACGGCATCCCACCCGCCGGGTCCCCGCGGTGA
- a CDS encoding SDR family NAD(P)-dependent oxidoreductase yields the protein MRITGSTVLLTGVTGGIGAALAAELNARGARLILTGRRPEALEPLVERYGARGVVADLADPDDIERLAHEAAGIDILIANAALPSSGELLDYTPEQLDRALAVNLRSPAMLARLLAPAMVKARHGHLAFVGSMSGKTATKHSALYNATKFGLRGFALGLRQDLHEHGVGVSVIQPGFVRDAGMFADTGAEAPAGLGTVSPRQVVAGVVRAIEQDRAEVNVAPAMMKVLTAIGGQFPGFSERVQRRAGGAADRTMRRVVEAQRERR from the coding sequence ATGCGCATCACCGGATCAACTGTTCTGCTCACCGGTGTCACCGGCGGTATCGGCGCCGCGCTCGCCGCGGAACTCAACGCACGCGGCGCGCGGTTGATCCTGACCGGGCGCCGGCCCGAGGCGTTGGAGCCGCTGGTGGAGCGTTACGGGGCGCGGGGCGTGGTCGCCGACCTCGCGGACCCTGACGACATCGAGCGGCTGGCGCACGAGGCGGCCGGCATCGACATCCTGATCGCCAACGCCGCTCTGCCGTCCAGTGGCGAGCTGCTGGACTACACCCCCGAGCAGCTCGACCGCGCCCTCGCCGTCAACCTCAGGTCCCCCGCCATGCTGGCCCGGCTGCTGGCACCCGCGATGGTGAAGGCGCGCCACGGCCATCTCGCCTTCGTCGGTTCGATGTCCGGCAAGACGGCCACCAAGCACTCGGCTCTCTACAACGCCACCAAGTTCGGCCTGCGCGGTTTCGCGCTCGGTCTGCGCCAGGACCTGCACGAGCACGGGGTGGGCGTCTCCGTGATCCAGCCCGGTTTCGTCCGGGACGCGGGCATGTTCGCGGACACGGGGGCCGAGGCGCCCGCGGGCCTGGGCACGGTGTCGCCGCGCCAGGTCGTCGCGGGTGTGGTCCGTGCCATCGAGCAGGACCGCGCCGAGGTGAACGTGGCGCCCGCGATGATGAAGGTGCTCACCGCGATCGGAGGCCAGTTCCCGGGGTTCTCGGAGCGGGTGCAGCGTCGTGCGGGAGGGGCAGCCGACCGTACGATGCGCCGGGTCGTGGAAGCCCAGCGCGAACGCCGCTGA
- a CDS encoding amidase, protein MSTGDYTGLTEQARRLREGEVTSRELVVDALERIEASQPVLNAFRHVRAEAALADADDADRRLASGERLPLLGVPMAVKDDTDVAGLPTLFGCQGEVAPASVDGEPVRRLREAGAVIVGKTNSCELGQWAFTEGPAFGATRNPWSHGHTPGGSSGGSAAAVAAGLVPAALGSDGAGSIRIPAAWTHLVGIKPQRGRVSVHPHIDAFQGLAVNGPLARTVADAALLLDAVQGPHPEDLHRPEAVDASAAARREPGRLRIALAWRPPLTLTGAKPHPEVRRAVSEVADALARLGHDVEEARPRYGLIGLGFVPRGTTGVSEIAALHPEPALLDPRTRTAMRNGKLLGGRIVRAARAREVRQHQRIGAIFDTYDVVLTPTTAVPPPAIGTFDGLGAWRTNSIMAAACPYAWPWNVLGWPGVNVPAGFTSGGLPVGAQLLGPAGGEERLISLAAQLEDALRWYEHHPSPPTVRSAPVEQ, encoded by the coding sequence ATGTCCACAGGGGACTACACAGGACTTACCGAACAGGCGAGAAGGTTGCGCGAGGGCGAGGTCACCTCGCGTGAACTCGTCGTGGACGCGCTGGAACGGATCGAGGCCAGCCAGCCCGTACTCAACGCCTTCCGGCATGTGCGGGCCGAGGCCGCGCTCGCCGACGCGGATGACGCCGACCGTCGACTCGCTTCGGGGGAGCGGCTACCGCTGCTCGGTGTGCCCATGGCGGTCAAGGACGACACCGATGTGGCCGGCCTGCCGACTCTGTTCGGCTGCCAGGGCGAGGTCGCACCGGCATCAGTCGACGGCGAGCCGGTACGCAGGCTGCGCGAGGCGGGCGCCGTCATCGTCGGCAAGACCAACTCCTGTGAACTCGGCCAGTGGGCGTTCACCGAGGGCCCCGCCTTCGGTGCCACTCGCAACCCCTGGTCGCATGGACACACCCCCGGCGGCTCGTCCGGTGGATCGGCGGCGGCCGTCGCCGCCGGACTCGTACCGGCCGCGCTCGGTTCGGACGGCGCCGGCTCCATCCGGATCCCGGCCGCCTGGACCCATCTCGTGGGGATCAAGCCGCAGCGCGGCAGGGTTTCCGTCCATCCGCACATCGATGCGTTCCAGGGCCTCGCCGTCAACGGCCCGCTGGCCCGTACGGTCGCCGACGCGGCCCTGCTGCTCGACGCTGTCCAGGGGCCGCACCCGGAGGACCTGCACCGGCCCGAAGCCGTCGACGCGTCCGCCGCCGCCCGCCGCGAACCTGGCCGGCTGCGCATCGCCCTCGCCTGGCGCCCGCCGCTCACCCTCACCGGCGCCAAGCCGCACCCCGAGGTCCGCCGTGCCGTCTCCGAGGTCGCCGATGCCCTCGCCCGGCTCGGGCACGACGTCGAGGAGGCCAGGCCGCGCTACGGGCTCATCGGGCTCGGTTTCGTCCCGCGCGGGACGACCGGTGTCTCCGAGATCGCGGCGCTGCACCCCGAGCCCGCGCTGCTCGACCCGCGCACCCGTACCGCGATGCGCAACGGCAAGCTGCTCGGCGGCCGTATCGTGCGCGCGGCGCGCGCCCGTGAGGTACGCCAGCACCAGCGCATCGGCGCCATCTTCGACACCTACGACGTCGTGCTGACCCCCACCACGGCCGTGCCGCCGCCCGCGATCGGCACCTTCGACGGGCTCGGCGCCTGGCGTACCAACTCCATCATGGCCGCGGCCTGCCCCTACGCCTGGCCGTGGAACGTACTCGGCTGGCCCGGGGTGAACGTGCCCGCCGGGTTCACCTCCGGCGGTCTGCCGGTGGGTGCACAACTGCTGGGCCCCGCAGGTGGCGAGGAGCGTCTGATCTCGCTGGCCGCCCAGTTGGAGGACGCCCTGCGCTGGTACGAGCACCACCCCTCCCCGCCGACCGTGCGGAGCGCGCCGGTGGAACAATGA
- a CDS encoding TetR family transcriptional regulator: MSSEHVPATAQPILPTKQRIIGAVLRVIGEDGIAGVTNRRIAKEAGVSLGSVTYHFTSQHEMLRESMLHFVHEETRRLTELADEGEAAGLGLDAAASLAGQVADGTVFDSEHIAPFELYIQAGRDERLREAAAECFTAYDRLATQILTALGVPDAERLASTTVALIAGLQLRRLATGSPAEDLADALLLLVGGRV, encoded by the coding sequence ATGTCCAGCGAGCACGTCCCGGCCACCGCCCAGCCCATACTCCCGACGAAGCAACGCATCATCGGTGCCGTCCTGCGCGTCATCGGAGAGGACGGCATCGCCGGGGTCACCAACCGGCGGATCGCGAAGGAGGCGGGCGTCTCGCTCGGGTCCGTCACCTACCACTTCACCAGTCAGCACGAGATGCTGCGGGAGTCCATGCTGCACTTCGTGCACGAGGAGACCCGGCGGCTGACCGAGCTCGCCGACGAGGGTGAGGCGGCGGGCCTCGGTCTCGACGCCGCCGCGTCGCTCGCGGGACAGGTCGCGGACGGCACCGTCTTCGACAGTGAGCACATCGCTCCCTTCGAGCTGTACATCCAGGCGGGGCGGGACGAACGGCTGAGGGAGGCGGCGGCCGAATGCTTCACCGCGTACGACCGCCTCGCCACACAGATCCTCACCGCCCTTGGTGTCCCCGACGCCGAGCGGCTGGCCTCGACCACGGTCGCCCTGATCGCCGGGCTCCAGCTCCGGCGGCTGGCCACCGGTTCGCCCGCGGAGGACCTGGCGGACGCGCTGCTGCTGCTGGTGGGCGGTCGGGTCTGA